The proteins below come from a single Armatimonadota bacterium genomic window:
- the cmk gene encoding (d)CMP kinase encodes MRKPTIAIDGPAGAGKTTVARLVARRLGLLCVETGAMYRAIAWQARKLGIAADDAPTLAAMTADMDLRVEAAPDGGTRILLSGCDITGNLRAPELEQLASRISTHAEVRHTLVAQQRRLAQGGGVVMEGRDIQTVVLPDAKVKVFLTASLAERARRRMIDLQAAGEHADLDEVRRQIEARDRRDATRASSPLRPAPDAVTIDTDNFGIEEVVARMVALVEQPPGGAAER; translated from the coding sequence ATGCGCAAGCCCACCATCGCCATAGACGGCCCCGCCGGCGCAGGCAAAACCACCGTCGCGCGCCTGGTGGCGCGGCGCCTGGGGCTGCTGTGCGTCGAGACCGGCGCGATGTACCGCGCCATCGCCTGGCAGGCGCGCAAGCTCGGCATCGCCGCCGATGACGCGCCCACCCTGGCCGCGATGACCGCCGACATGGATTTGCGCGTCGAGGCGGCCCCCGACGGCGGGACGAGGATCCTGCTGTCAGGCTGCGACATCACGGGAAACCTGCGCGCGCCGGAGCTGGAGCAGCTCGCGTCGCGCATCTCCACCCATGCCGAGGTGCGGCACACGCTGGTCGCGCAGCAGCGGCGCCTCGCCCAGGGCGGCGGGGTAGTGATGGAGGGGCGCGACATCCAGACGGTGGTGCTGCCCGACGCCAAGGTCAAGGTCTTCCTCACCGCGTCGCTGGCGGAGCGCGCGCGCCGGCGCATGATAGACCTGCAAGCCGCCGGCGAGCACGCCGACCTCGACGAAGTGCGGCGGCAAATCGAGGCCCGCGACCGCCGCGACGCGACCCGCGCCTCATCACCCCTGCGCCCCGCCCCCGATGCGGTCACCATTGATACCGACAACTTCGGCATCGAGGAAGTCGTCGCCCGCATGGTCGCATTGGTCGAGCAGCCGCCGGGGGGTGCCGCGGAGCGATAG
- the hisF gene encoding imidazole glycerol phosphate synthase subunit HisF codes for MLAKRIIPCLDVTAGRVVKGTRFVNLRDAGDPVELAARYSEESADELVFLDITASHQQRDIMADIAARAAEQVFIPYTVGGGLRSLEDLRAILKAGADKVAINTRAVQVPNLISQGAQRFGSQCIVVAIDAKRRPIVRRLDRPYSSAPSWEVYTHGGRRPTGLDAVEWAVRAAELGAGEILLTSMDADGTKEGYDLELTRAVADAVPIPVIASGGAGSPEHILQAFTEGRADAALIASITHFEELSINEIKRYVAERGVPVRFEPEMA; via the coding sequence ATGCTCGCCAAACGCATCATACCTTGTTTGGACGTGACCGCCGGGCGCGTGGTCAAGGGCACGCGCTTCGTCAACCTGCGCGACGCCGGCGACCCGGTCGAGCTCGCCGCGCGCTATTCCGAGGAGAGCGCCGACGAGCTGGTGTTCCTCGACATCACCGCCTCCCACCAGCAGCGCGACATCATGGCCGACATCGCCGCCCGCGCCGCCGAGCAGGTCTTCATCCCCTACACGGTGGGCGGAGGGCTGCGGTCGCTGGAGGACCTGCGCGCCATCCTCAAAGCGGGGGCGGACAAGGTCGCCATCAACACTCGCGCGGTGCAGGTGCCCAACCTCATCTCCCAGGGGGCGCAGCGCTTCGGCTCGCAGTGCATCGTGGTGGCGATTGACGCCAAGCGCCGGCCCATCGTCCGCCGTCTCGACCGCCCCTACTCCAGCGCGCCGTCGTGGGAGGTCTATACCCACGGCGGGCGGCGACCGACCGGGCTGGACGCGGTGGAATGGGCGGTGCGCGCGGCCGAGCTCGGCGCCGGCGAAATCCTGCTCACCAGCATGGACGCCGACGGCACCAAGGAAGGCTATGACCTTGAGCTCACGCGCGCGGTCGCCGATGCCGTCCCCATCCCCGTCATCGCCTCCGGCGGCGCCGGTTCGCCCGAGCACATCCTGCAGGCGTTCACCGAGGGCCGCGCCGATGCCGCCCTCATCGCCAGCATCACCCATTTCGAGGAGCTCAGCATCAACGAGATCAAGCGGTACGTCGCCGAGCGCGGGGTGCCCGTGCGCTTCGAGCCGGAAATGGCGTGA
- a CDS encoding glycosyltransferase family 2 protein — MSEAPACHSEQPDRRGTACCAPTTAAGSSLAAQTDPIPVALSICIVSWNTRDHLRACLQSLVEHAPGCPYEIIVVDNASGDGSADMVAGDFPGVRLIANAANEQYARASNQALRASAGDLLLLLNPDVRVAAGTIDALVEFMDANPAAGACAPRLTYPDGRLQCSVRSFPTPGALLADFLCLARLFPRSETCGRYRLTFWDYDSVREVEQPMASAFMVRRRALLQVGLFDEQFPLFFNDVDLCYRLRQAAWRIYFVPNARAIHHVGAATSQARRQALRLSQEGLLRFYRKHYRGALPWTTYGAAMLGIRAAFALRRAGAALRRES; from the coding sequence ATGAGCGAGGCGCCGGCGTGTCATTCTGAGCAGCCTGACCGTAGGGGCACAGCATGCTGTGCCCCTACCACCGCAGCAGGTTCTTCGCTTGCGGCTCAGACGGACCCTATCCCGGTCGCCCTCTCCATCTGCATCGTCAGCTGGAACACGCGCGACCATTTGCGCGCGTGCCTGCAATCTCTCGTCGAGCACGCCCCCGGCTGCCCGTACGAGATCATCGTCGTTGACAACGCCTCCGGCGACGGCAGCGCCGACATGGTGGCGGGCGACTTCCCAGGCGTGCGTCTCATCGCCAACGCCGCCAATGAGCAATACGCGCGCGCCAGCAACCAGGCTCTGCGCGCCAGCGCGGGCGACCTGCTGCTGCTGCTCAATCCCGACGTGCGGGTGGCGGCGGGGACGATTGACGCACTGGTCGAGTTCATGGACGCCAACCCCGCGGCCGGGGCATGCGCTCCCAGGCTCACCTACCCCGACGGGCGCTTGCAGTGCTCGGTCCGCAGCTTTCCGACACCGGGCGCGCTGCTGGCGGACTTCCTGTGCCTGGCGCGCCTCTTCCCGCGCAGCGAAACCTGCGGGCGCTACCGGCTGACCTTCTGGGACTACGATTCGGTGCGCGAGGTGGAGCAGCCGATGGCGTCGGCGTTCATGGTGCGGCGGCGGGCGCTGCTGCAGGTCGGTCTGTTCGACGAGCAGTTTCCGCTGTTCTTCAACGACGTGGACCTGTGCTACCGCTTGCGGCAGGCGGCGTGGCGCATCTACTTCGTCCCCAACGCCCGCGCCATCCACCACGTCGGCGCCGCCACCTCCCAGGCCCGCCGCCAAGCCCTGCGCCTGAGCCAGGAAGGATTGCTGCGGTTCTATCGCAAACACTACCGTGGCGCGTTGCCGTGGACAACCTATGGCGCCGCCATGCTCGGCATCCGCGCCGCCTTCGCCCTGCGCCGCGCGGGGGCCGCGCTGCGGCGGGAGTCGTAA
- the hisI gene encoding phosphoribosyl-AMP cyclohydrolase, with protein sequence MDLPELKYDANGLVAAIAQDAATGEVLMLAHMNEEAFRLTVETGYASYYSRSRRKLWVKGETSGNRQRVLAVHLDCDLDAVLLKIEQVGAACHTGFRSCFYRRLADGRLEVVGEKLFAPEQGG encoded by the coding sequence ATGGACCTGCCCGAACTGAAATACGATGCGAACGGCCTGGTGGCGGCAATCGCCCAAGATGCCGCCACCGGCGAGGTGCTGATGCTGGCCCACATGAACGAGGAAGCCTTCCGTCTGACCGTCGAGACCGGATATGCGAGTTATTACAGCCGCTCGCGGCGGAAGCTGTGGGTCAAGGGCGAGACCTCCGGCAACCGCCAGCGGGTGCTGGCGGTCCACCTCGACTGCGACCTCGACGCGGTGCTGCTGAAGATCGAGCAGGTGGGCGCCGCCTGTCACACCGGCTTTCGCTCGTGCTTCTACCGGCGGCTGGCGGACGGGCGGCTCGAGGTCGTGGGGGAGAAGCTGTTCGCGCCGGAGCAGGGGGGATGA